From the genome of Plectropomus leopardus isolate mb chromosome 13, YSFRI_Pleo_2.0, whole genome shotgun sequence, one region includes:
- the LOC121952572 gene encoding LOW QUALITY PROTEIN: aquaporin-11-like (The sequence of the model RefSeq protein was modified relative to this genomic sequence to represent the inferred CDS: deleted 2 bases in 1 codon): protein MTALYVSAAVLGAALLLSEGIRRTAARLCPGAHGIYLLEAASTFQLCCCTHELKLLGETAQLEPPVGLALTYIMTVIHLSTFRGATCNPSAVLERVCRGSGSVRAAIVLVACQFGAAVAAQYFAASVWSLGLSDVHIRHQRFGFRCFDPLGGTLLEAAAVELGCAFAVQAAAMHIHKVDEKLRVHFIAAVITALVYAGGSISGAVFNPVLAFSIQFPCSGHTYLEYCFVYWLGPVLGVASCILLFEKIIPFLSGKSTTEPEVPAVQKQKKTQ from the exons ATGACTGCCCTGTACGTTTCCGCGGCGGTGTTGGGGGCTGCGCTGCTCCTCAGCGAGGGGATCCGCCGGACAGCGGCGCGGCTCTGCCCCGGAGCTCACGGGATTTACCTGCTGGAAGCGGCGTCCACCTtccagctctgctgctgcactcaTGAGCTCAAACTTCTGGGTGAA ACGGCGCAGCTGGAGCCGCCGGTCGGCCTGGCCCTCACCTACATCATGACGGTTATCCACTTGTCAACTTTCCGGGGGGCGACGTGTAACCCCAGCGCGGTTCTGGAGAGAGTTTGCCGCGGCAGCGGCAGCGTCAGGGCGGCCATCGTCCTCGTCGCCTGCCAGTTCGGAGCTGCGGTCGCCGCGCAGTATTTCGCAGCATCCGTGTGGTCGCTGGGTCTCTCAGACGTCCACATCCGGCACCAGAGGTTCGGGTTTAGATGTTTCGACCCCCTCGGCGGGACTCTGCTGGAGGCCGCCGCCGTAGAGCTGGGCTGCGCCTTCGCGGTCCAGGCTGCCGCCATGCACATCCACAAAGTGGACGAAAAACTGCGAGTTCACTTCATCGCCGCCGTGATCACCGCGCTGGTTTACGCAG GTGGAAGTATTTCAGGAGCTGTCTTTAACCCCGTCCTGGCCTTCTCAATCCAGTTCCCCTGCAGCGGACACACCTACCTTGAGTATTGCTTTGTTTACTGGCTGGGACCAGTTTTGG GCGTGGCGAGCTGCATCCTGCTGTTTGAGAAGATCATCCCCTTCCTCTCTGGAAAGAGCACGACTGAGCCGGAGGTCCCTGCTGTCCAGAAACAGAAGAAGACACAGTAA